Sequence from the Miscanthus floridulus cultivar M001 chromosome 16, ASM1932011v1, whole genome shotgun sequence genome:
ttcgacccaacactaccattgaagccaagctagaggatgagaggaaacttgttatgtcacaacaactgtaatgcaatcttttgtaatatatgcacatgaaataatataatgtaaaatacacatatgcatgcatgcatataaaaaagatatgtaaatatatatatttctatgcttgaattgtgtgatttaatacgttcattgtgcttgaaccgaaacatactatatgcgcgtataaatgtataattagcagcgtacaatacgacttcgaaaacctattttgaaaagaaaacaaaaaaatgaaaagaaaagaaaaaagaaaaaacctttagtcccggttcgtattaccaaccgggactaaaggtgccggccatcgtggcatgtcaggaggcacctttagtcccggttggtgttacccaccgggactaaaagtcctcctttagtcccggttcctgacccgggactaaaggaccccccctttagtcccggatgcttgctcccgggtggggaaccgggactagagggggttccccaccgggagtaaagctcggttctctaccagtgtaccAAGTGCaaactactttgccgagtgtcaaaaatcgggcactcggcacagaattgcactcggcaatgaattctttgtcgagtgccgggcactcgacaaaaaagggcactcggcaaaggacttttttgccgagtgccaagctctcggcaaaagtgcggcactcggcataggctaccgcgcgtaacggtgttcggccacgtccttctttgccgagtgcctgctgttaggtactcggcaaagatttttttttttttggaaaatactttgccgagtgccctgacacggcgctcgacaaagaatcaatatttttttgaaatgtctttgccgagtgcctaacagcttcggcactcggcaaatggaggaattaaaaaaattacattttttttgaaatacctttgccgagtgcccctgtgaaggcactcagcaaagaggaaatttctaaaaaaaatttaaaaaacctTTTTGCCGATcgtcttattcttggcactcggcaaagaccccctttgccgagtgccaagccccggcgcttggcaaagtttttttttatttttggcctccaaattttttgtgcagcccttttaaagtaccaggaactcctcgttagaatttggggattttttgtccattttttatatatttagttactatatttcgtttacttgaattttttcgaaaaatataaatttaaactgcacgtggtacgaataatggaatttaatgattcaaaaaatgatagtcatgttactgagtgtagtgtgaggccgtatccaggaatggacccgaaatttcagacatcttgttcacgaaacatgaccacgaacttccGTGCAaaatgtttttaaattctataaaaagcaaacgaagtctaaaaatcatgaaacttgttgagatgtcgtgatatcatatgtggaggctatgataaaaatttcagaagatttcgtgcaagttgtcacgtacaatGCTTACAAACCCGCCGCAGCCCCACCCCACGCCGCGCTTCGCCGCCCTTCCCCGCGCCGCCCGCCGCTGCCCTTCCCCGTGCCCCGCGTCGCCCGCCGCCACCCTTCCCCGCGCCACGTGCCGCCCGCCGCCTGCCACAGCCCCTCCCCACTACTACACAAagtttactggaggcgggcgttttcagTTTctggcggcgggcaaagccgtctgCCGTGGCCTAGAGGCCATGGTAAATCATGGCCTTCCCGCGGCGGGCCGCTTTTCCCGCTGTGGTTAATCGATTTCCCGCGGCGGGCGCGTTAGGATTCCCGCCGCGGTTAAACgtttcaaaaaaacaaaaaaacccaGGAACCCGCCGGCGAGCCCATTCTCGTGCCCATCGACGAGCCCATTCACAACCCAATACTGGCGCCACCACACCTCGCTGCATCCGCCGCCGGGGTCTCCACCTTGCCGGATCTCCCGCCGGGGAGGTCATCCTCGCAGGATCTACGCCATTGCCGCAGGTTGGGGCCGTCTCGTCGTGGATCCATGTCGTTGCCGTGTGGATCCACGTCGTGGGAGCAGGGAGTAGACGTGGCCGCCCTGGATTCGCCGCCGTGTGGATCCACGTCGCAGGGAGTCGACGCGGCCGCCTGGATCCGCTGCCGTGTGGATCACCTATCCCTGCACGCCACGTAGCTCCTCGCCtacgagagagagagatgagggaggtactgagaggagagagagggtgggagagagagggagagagagataccGGGCACGGCGGCGCTCTCCTCGCCAGATCCGGTCACGGTCTTGGACCCGCGTGGTGGCGCACGCGACGGAGAGGTGGTGGCGCGCGCGACCTTGCTCGATGCTGCGCCACGGAGAGGCCTTCACACGCCGGCGGCGCGCACGACGGAGAGGTGGTGGCACGCGCGACCTCGCTTGTCCCTGCGCCGCAGAGAGGCCTTCACATGccggcgagggagagagagagggagtgggagAGGCCTTCACGCTGGCGATGGAGGGAGTGCGTGCGTCGCGAGGAGGGAGTGCGTGCGTCGCGAGGTGGGAGCGGCGCCTAGGGATGAGAGGTAAGAGgactgaaaccctaagtgctcatTTTATACCAGTACCCGCTACGGGCCTCGCTCTAGGTCTATTGGGCCTcggccttaaccgaggcgggctttATAGGATGcccaccacggtaaatcgatttaccgtggcggacctcTTAATATGCCCGCCATAGAAAATAGGTATTTTCCGTGGCGGACATATTAAgaggtccgccacggtaaatcgatttaccgtggtgggcaaaagtgcccgcctcagtaaataaaaaatgcccacCGCGGAGAGCGTTATCGCAACGCTGCGCAAAtttgtttttgtagtagtgcccCGCGCTGCCCGCCGCCGCCCTTCCCCACGCCGCGCGTCGGCGACAGCCCCCACGCCCGCTAGCCCCCGTCCCCGCGCCTGCGTGTGGCCAGCTCGCCCACGCCGACCCGCCAACGCTGgtgggtggaggaggggaggaggaggaggaggaggtgaggaggaggaggaggaggagggggaggaggggaggaggaggaggagccggccctGCCCCCAGCCGCAccccgtggaccgcccgccccgacgccgcccgtgcccgaccccgttcctgactccgacgaccccgaccccgaccccaatgccgcccgcccctacccccagCGCCCGTCAagtatgccctctctcttgttgttgtcgtggtagtgatagttgtagtagtattagttgtagtagtgctagtggtagtagtagtattagaagtagtggtagtagtagtagaactagtggtagtagtagtagtagaactagtggtagtagtagtagaagtagtggtagtagtagtagtagaactagtggtagtagtagtagcaatagtggtagtagtagtagaactagtggtagtagtagtagtagcaatagtggaagtagtagtagaaatagtggtactacttggatatattcttctgtatggattgatatccaaactacatggcttctcttgagacatatgtgcttgtcggcaatcgtgccgttgtttttttgcaggttttgtaaacctcaccatgcaggggaggttctgccgaatttttttaaatgacagtattttgttccatttttgtagagaagagcccgtcggagccgagtcggagtcCCCGTCGCCatgctggtctgcctgcaccgcatcgcctcgccactgcaccgacttgccacggccccgctagcctaactccaccgccaccctaggtataacccctctttttgtATCACGGTCGTAGATCgcataacccagttaggcgtctcccgttcgaaagagatacggttggaggtatgcagatctttacatatctatgaccgtatctatttcggattgtccatgttttttggacagcccgcggatgcgtagatgggttagtttccatggtctgctctggtccgagacagagtttcggcatcacctccctattttactcgtcatacattgatctttacacaccttaattagctttgcattactgaaacattggagtgaaatattacagtcccggctggaacaagaaatgaggcaacgtcaggagctgaaggccgggcagcagaggatggcgggccacctggaggccgagcgggccgagcagtaggcccaggcgcagaggctgacggacattacggagttccaacaagggcttgggcaatgtgtgggcttctctctgccagctgggctgttggttccacctccatcTCTGCGTCCTGCAActacagctactcctgtgagtatgggagtttttttactttcgcttgtgctttgcttgtatggtctctaccttcctagattagctatccaaataatcttgtctcacatgcaatcttttctcctttgtgcggtctccatctgatggtggttcaaataatccacctcatgcacctccgaatgatggagctgggcctttaCCACAgttgcagtggccgagatgagtgcacgttgtattttttcatttgttgttcacttggtgatggacttgtgtaatacttgtgatgcacttgtggactttgatggacttgtgatggacttgtggatttatttggatggacttgagcacttattattatatatgtgatatatattgtgatggatgtgatatgtgcggatggatgtgtggatggatgagatatatatgtgatggatgagatatatatgtgatatatgtttgtatgaatttatttgtcatgatggaatgtaaaaaaaataaaaattgccgttttgggtcacttcgctgagtgttgcactcggcaaaggaccccgttgccgagtgccatggtcacaacactcggcaaagctggaaaaatgggcgctcggaaaaccatttttccagctttgccgagtgccatgaccatggtactcgacaaagaattttttttaaaaaaaattcaaactttgccgagtgccagccagagggcactcggcaaagaattttttttaaaaaaaatcaaactttgccgagcgccgaacagggggcactcggcaaagaatttttttttaaaaaaaataaaacatctttgccaagggccgaatagagggcacttggcaaagaattttttttaaaaaaaaataaaaaatctttgtcgagtgcctgaagggttggcacttggcaaagcgaccgtcaacagggccggcgccgtgatggttgcttttctttgccgagtgcccccgaggctctcggcaaagcttttgccgagtgtccgataaaagatattcggcaaagagggctttgccgatcattttttttgccgtgtgttctttgccgagtgcaatttggcctttgtcgagtgcctcaggcactcggcaaagaacctgaattcaGTAGTGTGCACAaattgtttctgtactagtgttcaATGGCTATCTATCAATAATATATCTATTGTGTTCGAAAACGAATAGAGCCAGTAAAGGAAACTAATCCGTTTTTAGTTGTGGGTACGGTATTAAACACTAATCTTCTAAAGCCTATATTTCTTATAATTCTGGCTGGTGCAGGAGCATCGATTCATGGTCTAGTGTTTAATCAATTCGACATGTATTTATGGTAAAAAATTTGAGTTATCCCAGAGATGGATGGGAAGAGATGAGGATCACCAGGGCGATATTATTGTAGGTATGAAAGAGCGTGGGAAGCATCATGCATCATCCTAAAATGAGCTGCTACGTACTTAGCACGAATTCCTATGTCCGTATCTACATGCATTATACTATTAATAGCTCGCAAAGAATCTCACACAGTTCCGTCTAGATGAGCAATTGGAGCTCTGACCAAGATAAAAGAAAATCAGGTAGCGTGATGAACAATGCAGCTGATGAACAAGAAGCAAGTTGATGGGTTGGACCAATCCAATAGGATCGAGATCCAATACACCATGTGAGGTCACATAGGCAGCAACTGAGAGCCATCATAGAATGCACTAACTCCGTCGCTGAAAGAGTGTTATTTTATATTTGAACAAGTCAATTTTTTAAATTCGACTAGATTTATAGAGAAATATTATCAAtgtttatatcttcaaatagattaattatgaaaataTCCCACAGttcatctaatgatacttatacACCTCATAAATATCAGTATTTTatgtatttggtcaaacttgagactCGTTGACTCCTCAAAAagtaagaatgatatttcatggACCGAaggtaatactccctccatcccagtaTATACGTAAGGTGTAACCACCTTTGTTTCAAAGACCAAGAAACATATTTTATTCCTCCTTCAACCCTTATACTATTGCATCGATGTACGTAGATCTAGAGATAGCACGCCTTATACTGTGGTATAGTACATGAATAAAAAGTGGTTACGCCctatattttgggacggagggactATTATAGTTTTAACTAAATATTAAAGACACAAGGTGGCGCCATGCAGAAGCTAGCATAACAATGGATATGGAATTATGGATGGAGAAAATACATAACATAATTGATATGTGTTTCTCACAACTGGATATATTCTAGAGTATCTGTATGTGTTTGGGGTTAATTACCTTTGGCTAGCACAGCCCACTTCGCTCGTAATATACATGTTTCGCTTGCCTTCATTGCATTGTCTGGTGAAGAAAAGCGAACCTTGATGTGGGTGAACCAGGTGAGGCTATCTTTTTTTTGAACTTAGGTGAGGCTATCTTGCCTTCAGTAGAGGACTACAATTTAAAACCCCCTCCCCACCGCACCCTCCAAGAGGGCAGTAAAGGGCAAAGGTGCTTACAAAGTGGGGACGAAGAAAGGCCGAAAATGTGAGATGGACAGGAGCCCCCGTAAGAGTGCGGGTGACACAGTGTTGCTAGCGAAATTGCACACAAAGATGACCGAAGCTTAGCAAGTGTGAGATGCTAATCTCATCTCATTGCACCTCTAGTGAAACATTTTGCAATACCATTATTATAAAGGCAAATACCATCCGTGACCATGGATATTGAGGGAACATAGTAGTTGTTGCAAGGACATTGTGTAATTTGCTAGAGATGGACCTTTGGCTCCACTATAAATAGCGGAGCACTGTAACTGACAAGATAGAGAAAGATTGTTAACCGTGTTCGAAAATGAATAGAGAGATGAGAGAGTAAAGAAAAGTAATTCATTTTTCGTTGTTGGTATGAAAGACTAACTTGTAATGTTTATCTCTCTTATTAGGCTAGTCTCAGCGGGGTTTCGTATCCCAGTTTCCAAGGCTTACATATGTTGGAAACAGTGTGGACTGATTTCATCCCCATAAAACTCAATTTATTCTCGTAAAACTTTAATCATCTCTCTATTCATTAGTATAGTATCATGTCAGCATATTTGCTAAGTTGATAGCTTATTTAGTATTAATGAAACTCTCATGAAACCTCGAGTGAGACTACCTTACGATTCGAGCTGCTGGAGGAGCATTATTCATGGTCTAGAGTTCTATTAATTCGACATGTATTTATGGTGTAAAAATTTGAGTTATGCCAAGATGGATGGGAAGAGCTAATGATCACACGAGGGCAATAACGTAGCTAGGTACGAAAGCGCACGGGAACTTGGAAGCATCATGAGATTTTTCCAATGCCCGTATCCACGTGCATTAGCTCGCAAAGAATCTCTCCGTCCAGTATGTAGTACAGGCAATTAAGTAATTGGTGCTCTGATCAAGATAAAAGAAAAGTACGTTATGTCTCCTGAGCAACGCAAACTGATGATAATATAAATTACTCCAACTAGCTACTTCATTGTCGGTGGCGCTTGCATGCGTTGAACTTGAAGTAATACAAGTTGATGTGTTGGTCTAGTCCAAAAAGATCGTACGTGTAGCAAGTTAGCTAGCTAGGTTACTCtggtcatctataaataccacgcAAAGCCATGAGCATTACACAACACAAAAGGCGCACTAGACACAAGAGATCGAGATATAGCATAGCTAGCCCTTGCTGCATTCGTCGTTAACTAGCTAGCAAGCAATGGAGAACCCTCCGAGTTTCGTAGTGACTCCCATCGCTACACCTGTATCAGCGGAGTTCACCAAACTCAGCTTCCGTAGCTTGTATATTCGCCGGACTGGTCCAGGCAGCCGGGAGATATCCATGGATGGAAAATCTGATCTCGGCAAAAGATATTTCAGTGACTTCCCGGTATACGATGGTACTGGTCCCGAGGCTAAACTCGTGGCTCGTGTACAGGGAGTCTCAGTCCAAGCTGGTGGCACACACCAAATATTCACCATCGTGTTTGAGGCTGAGAGGTACATACGTATTTATGTATGTATATTGTATGCCataccttctctgctccatgtttcaTACGTATAAAATGGTATATGTGTAATCTGCATGTATGCATATATTGAACTGATTTACCCTAGCTACCATACGAAATATACAGGTTTAAGGGCTCCACGCTCCTTACCAATGGAGTGATAACAGGTGGATCTGATGAATGGGCAATTTACGGTGGAACTGGAGTGTTTGCTATGGCAAACGGTGTCATTAAAAGAAAATATCTTGCTGATAGGAATGGTGGGAATTCTGATGAACTTACCATGGAAGTTTTCTGCCCGATGCTTGGTTCATCACAGCAGCCAAAGGTACGATGAGCGAGAGAAATCTATATATCTTT
This genomic interval carries:
- the LOC136514086 gene encoding uncharacterized protein, yielding MENPPSFVVTPIATPVSAEFTKLSFRSLYIRRTGPGSREISMDGKSDLGKRYFSDFPVYDGTGPEAKLVARVQGVSVQAGGTHQIFTIVFEAERFKGSTLLTNGVITGGSDEWAIYGGTGVFAMANGVIKRKYLADRNGGNSDELTMEVFCPMLGSSQQPKGSVTKIGLWGGQGGSQQDITVPPKRLQSLTIRSGNAIDSIQFTYTDKAGQKHTAGPWGGFGGTPQTIDLCDAEYVKEVSGTIGTYGNSTFLSSFNLVTSSRTLGPWGIKDGTPFCITAPANSSIVGFYGRSGSLVDAIGVYVREL